Proteins encoded by one window of Engraulis encrasicolus isolate BLACKSEA-1 chromosome 21, IST_EnEncr_1.0, whole genome shotgun sequence:
- the LOC134437138 gene encoding tetratricopeptide repeat protein 39B-like yields the protein MARVGNGAGNNDIDEECFEDAFDQIPVACKMDLQTSIEECTMALNLVLNNKFSEALDLLKPWAKDSMYHALGYSSILVMQAAMTFEHSDIQAAMTTIKDALQTCQRFKKRSSVVGSLSSLVTKQSPDNLKEEEMHADLCYAECLLQKATLTFVQDENMISFIKGGLKIRTSYQTYKDCQHLLSGAHEAGTETEALRQFEGGVKLGIGTFNLMLSLLPARILRLLEFIGFSGNREFGLSQLREGAQSHSLRAILSALTLLFYHTYVCLILGTGEGNLVEAEALLHPYVEKFPKGSLILFYTARIATLRGHFEKAQQKFQECISAQQQWRQIHHLCYWELMWCHSYQQQWTQALKYADLLYKESRWSKAIYMYQKAAILTMMSEEEARQTGENVEELFKKVEGLKQRLAGKSIPIEKFAVRKARRYSTATPVKLVVPALEMMYMWNGFTIVGKRQDATEALLITIEKAEQSLHTTTNEYTVDDECLIQLLKGLCLKHLNRLLQAELCFTQVMASEKRIRYDHYLVPFTLYELGLLYKLQGDFAKATKYVEDAKLNYKDYSMESRLHFRIHAALNSLKSSPVSTP from the exons gAGTGTTTTGAAGATGCCTTTGATCAGATCCCTGT GGCCTGTAAGATGGACCTCCAGACCTCCATAGAGGAGTGTACCATGGCCCTCAACCTCGTCCTCAACAACAAGTTCTCAGAGGCCTTGGACCTcctcaagccctg ggctaaGGATAGCATGTACCATGCGCTGGGCTACAGCAGCATCCTTGTAATGCAGGCCGCCATGACCTTCGAGCACAGCGACATCCAGGCTGCCATGACAACCATCAAGGACGCCCTGCAGACATGCCAGAG gtTCAAGAAGAGAAGCTCAGTGGTAGGCTCACTCTCCAGTCTGGTGACGAAACAATCCCCTGACAACTTGaaggagg aggAGATGCATGCAGATCTCTGCTATGCCGAGTGCCTGCTGCAAAAAGCCACATTAACCTTTGTACAG GATGAGAACATGATCAGCTTCATCAAGGGAGGACTCAAGATCCGCACAAGCTACCAGACTTACAA GGACTGCCAGCACCTCTTGAGTGGGGCTCATGAGGCCGGCACGGAGACGGAGGCCTTAAGACAGTTTGAGGGCGGAGTCAAGCTGGGTATTGGCACCTTCAACTTg atgcTGTCACTTTTACCAGCAAGAATACTGAGGCTGTTGGAGTTCATTGGGTTTTCAGGAAacagg gagtttgGTCTGTCCCAGCTGAGGGAGGGGGCCCAGAGCCACAGCCTGAGGGCCATATTGAGCGCGCTCACTCTGCTCTTCTACCACACTTATGTCTGTCTCATACTGg GTACGGGTGAGGGTAATTTAGTAGAAGCAGAAGCTCTCTTGCATCCTTACGTGGAGAAATTTCCAAAG GGTTCCCTCATTCTGTTCTACACGGCAAGGATAGCCACACTCAGGGGCCATTTTGAGAAG GCTCAGCAGAAGTTCCAGGAGTGCATCAGTGCGCAGCAGCAGTGGCGTCAGATCCACCACCTGTGCTACTGGGAGCTGATGTGGTGCCACTCCTACCAGCAGCAGTGGACTCAGGCACTCAAATACGCAGACCTGCTCTACAAGGAGAGCCGCTGGTCTAag GCGATCTACATGTACCAGAAGGCGGCCATCTTGACCATGATGTCAGAGGAGGAGGCTCGGCAGACTGGCGAGAACGTGGAGGAGCTGTTCAA GAAGGTAGAGGGGCTGAAACAGCGGCTGGCAGGGAAGTCCATCCCCATTGAGAAGTTTGCCGTGAGGAAGGCGCGCAGATACTCCACAGCCACTCCAGTCAAACTAGTGGTGCCCGccctg GAGATGATGTATATGTGGAATGGCTTCACCATCGTTGGGAAGAGACAGGACGCAACTGAAGCTCTCCTGATTACTATAGAGAAGGCAGAGCAGAGCTTACACACTACCACTA acGAGTATACGGTAGATGACGAGTGTTTGATTCAGCTGCTGAAGGGCTTGTGCCTCAAGCACCTCAACAGACTCCTACAGGCTGAACTCTGCTTCACACAAGTGATGGCCAG TGAGAAGAGGATTCGCTATGACCACTACCTGGTACCCTTCACACTCTACGAGCTGGGACTGCTTTATAAACTACAGGGTGACTTCGCCAAAGCAACCAAATACGTTGAGGAtgcaaa gtTGAACTACAAGGATTACTCCATGGAGTCACGGCTTCATTTCAGGATCCACGCAGCACTCAACAGCCTAAAGAGTTCACCAGTCAgcacaccttaa